A window of Amaranthus tricolor cultivar Red isolate AtriRed21 chromosome 8, ASM2621246v1, whole genome shotgun sequence genomic DNA:
aatccttcatcgttcattcattattgatcattgatccttgttcattcttcatcgttcattgttcattgatcattgattcttgttcattcttcatcgttcattgttcaatgatcattaatccttgtccattcttcatcgttcattcttcaatgatcattgaaccttgttcatacttcatcgttcattcttcattgatcattgatccttgttcattattaatcgttcattcttcattgatcattgatccttgttcattcttcatagttcattcttcattgatcattgatccgtgttcattctttatttttcattcttcaatgatcattgatccttgttcattcttcattgttcattcattattgatcattgatccttgttcattattcattgttcattctacaatgctcattgatccttgtttattcttcatcgttcattgttcattgatcattgattcttgttcattcttcatcgttcattgttcaatgatcattaatccttgtttattcttcatcgttcattcttcaatgatcattgaagcttgttcatacttcatcgttcattcttcatttatcattgatccttgttcattattaatcgttcattcttcattgatcattgatccttgttcattcttcatagttcattcttcattgatcattgatccgtgttcattcttcatttttcattcttcaatgatcattgatccttgttcattcttcattgttcattcattattgatcattgatccttgttcattattcatcgttcattctacaatgctcattgatccttgtttattcttcatcgttcattgttcattgatcattgattcttgttcattcttcatcgttcattgttcaatgatcattaatccttgttcattcttcatcgttcattcttcaatgatcattgaaccttgttcatacttcatcgttcattctttattgatcattgatccttgttcattattaatcgttcattcttcattgatcattgatccttgttcattcttcatcgtttattcttcattgatcattgatccgtgttcattcttcatttttcattcttcaatgatcattgatccttgttcattcttcattgttcattcattcttgatcattgatccttgttcattattcatcgttcattctacaatgctctttgatccttgttcattcttcatcgttcattattcattgatcattgattcttgttcatttttcatcgttcattgttcaatgatcattgatccttattcattcttcatcgttcattcttcaatgatcattgatccttgttcatacttcatcgttcattcttcattgatcattgatccttgttcattatagcTATTGGATGGTTAGGACACCCTGTTTTTAGACATAAAGAAGGACGTGAACTTTTTGTACGCCGTATGCCTACTTTTTTTGAAACCTTTCCGGTCGTTTTGATCGACGGGGACGGAATTGTTCGAGCTGATGTTCCTTTTAGAAGAGCGGAATCTAAGTATAGCGTTGAACAAGTAGGTGTAACTGTTGAGTTTTATGGTGGCGAACTCAACGGAGTCAGTTATAGTGATCCTGCTACTGTGAAAAAATATGCTAGACGTGCTCAATTAGGTGAAATTTTCGAATTAGACCGTGCTACTTTGAAATCAGATGGTGTTTTTCGTAGTAGTCCGAGGGGTTGGTTTACCTTTGGACATGCTTCCTTTGCCCTACTATTCTTCTTCGGACACATCTGGCATGGGTCGCGAACTTTGTTCCGAGATGTTTTTGCCGGTATTGACCCCGATTTGGATGTTCAAGTAGAATTTGGCGCATTCCAAAAAATTGGAGATCCAACTACAAGAAGACAAGGAGTTTAATACAACATTGCTTTGTTATTTTTTGTGATTTGGCATAGGATACTGGAGCAATCTTAATTTGAATTACCGCCCCTTATTTACTCTTTCCCTTTTATCATTATCGGGAAAATAATTTCAAGTAAACAGGTACGGAAGCTATAATTGTAAACCACAATCAAATATATGGAAGCATTGGTTTATACATTTCTATTAGTCTCTACTCTAGGGATAATTTTTTTCGCTATCTTTTTTCGGGAACCGcctaatcgttcattcttcattcttcattgatcattgatcctttttcattcttcatcgttcattcttcattgatcattgatccgtgttcattcttcattattcattcttcaatgatcattgatccttgttcattcttcatcgttcattcattattgatcattgatccttgttcattttacatcgttcattctacaatgctcattgatccttatttattcttcatcgttcattgttcattgatcattgattcttgttcattcttcatcgttcattgttcaatgatcattaatccttgttcattcttcatcgttcattcttcaatgatcattgaaccttgttcatacttcatcgttcattcttcattgatcattgatccttgttcattattaatcgttcattcttcattgatcattgatccttgttcattcttcatcgttcattcttcattgatcattgatccgtgttcattcttcatttttcattcttcaatgatcattgatccttgttcattcttcattgttcattcattattgatcattgatccttgttcattattcatcgttcattctacaatgctctttgatccttgttcattcttcattgttcattattcattgatcattgattcttgttcattcttcatcgttcattgttcaatgatcattgatccttattcattcttcatagttcattcttcattgatcattgatccgtgttcattcttcattattcattcttcaatgatcatatccttgttcattcttcatccctcattcattattgatcattgatccttgttcattttacatcgtccattctacaatgctcattgatccttgttcattcttcatcgttcatcgttcattgatcattgattcttgttcattcctcatcgttcaatgttcattgatgattgattcttgttcattcttcatctttcattgttcaatgatcattaatccttgttcattcttcatcgttcattcttcaatgatcattgaaccttgttcatacttcatcgttcattcttcattgatcattgatccgtgttcattcttcattattcattcctcaatgatcattgatccttgtgcattcttcatcgttcattcattattgatcattgatccttgttcattttacatcgttcattctacaatgctcattgatccttgtttattcttcatcgttcattgttcattgatcattgattcttgttcattcttcatcgttcattgttcaatgatcattaatccttgttcattcttcatcgttcattcttcaatgatcattccttgttcatacttcatcgttcattcttcattgatcattgatccttgttcattattaatcgttcattcttcattgatcattgatccttgttcattcttcatcgttcattctacaatgctcattgatccttgtttattcttcatcgttcattgttcattgatcattgattcttgttcattcttcatcgttcattgttcaatgatcattaatccttgttcattcttcatcgttcattcttcaatgatcattgaaccttgttcatacttcatcgttcattctttattgatcattgatccttgttcattattaatcgttcattcttcattgatcattgatccttgttcattcttcatcgtttattcttcattgatcattgatccgtgttcattcttcatttttcattcttcaatgatcattgatccttgttcattcttcattgttcattcattcttgatcattgatccttgttcattattcatcgttcattctacaatgctctttgatccttgttcattcttcatcgttcattattcattgatcattgattcttgttcatttttcatcgttcattgttcaatgatcattgatccttattcattcttcatcgttcattcttcaatgatcattgatccttgttcatacttcatcgttcattcttcattgatcattgatccttgttcattatagcTATTGGATGGTTAGGACACCCTGTTTTTAGACATAAAGAAGGACGTGAACTTTTTGTACGCCGTATGCCTACTTTTTTTGAAACCTTTCCGGTCGTTTTGATCGACGGGGACGGAATTGTTCGAGCTGATGTTCCTTTTAGAAGAGCGGAATCTAAGTATAGCGTTGAACAAGTAGGTGTAACTGTTGAGTTTTATGGTGGCGAACTCAACGGAGTCAGTTATAGTGATCCTGCTACTGTGAAAAAATATGCTAGACGTGCTCAATTAGGTGAAATTTTCGAATTAGACCGTGCTACTTTGAAATCAGATGGTGTTTTTCGTAGTAGTCCGAGGGGTTGGTTTACCTTTGGACATGCTTCCTTTGCCCTACTATTCTTCTTCGGACACATCTGGCATGGGTCGCGAACTTTGTTCCGAGATGTTTTTGCCGGTATTGACCCCGATTTGGATGTTCAAGTAGAATTTGGCGCATTCCAAAAAATTGGAGATCCAACTACAAGAAGACAAGGAGTTTAATACAACATTGCTTTGTTATTTTTTGTGATTTGGCATAGGATACTGGAGCAATCTTAATTTGAATTACCGCCCCTTATTTACTCTTTCCCTTTTATCATTATCGGGAAAATAATTTCAAGTAAACAGGTACGGAAGCTATAATTGTAAACCACAATCAAATATATGGAAGCATTGGTTTATACATTTCTATTAGTCTCTACTCTAGGGATAATTTTTTTCGCTATCTTTTTTCGGGAACCGcctaatcgttcattcttcattcttcattgatcattgatcctttttcattcttcatcgttcattcttcattgatcattgatccgtgttcattcttcattattcattcttcaatgatcattgatccttgttcattcttcatcgttcattcattattgatcattgatccttgttcattttacatcgttcattctacaatgctcattgatccttatttattcttcatcgttcattgttcattgatcattgattcttgttcattcttcatcgttcattgttcaatgatcattaatccttgttcattcttcatcgttcattcttcaatgatcattgaaccttgttcatacttcatcgttcattcttcattgatcattgatccttgttcattattaatcgttcattcttcattgatcattgatccttgttcattcttcatcgttcattcttcattgatcattgatccgtgttcattcttcatttttcattcttcaatgatcattgatccttgttcattcttcattgttcattcattattgatcattgatccttgttcattattcatcgttcattctacaatgctctttgatccttgttcattcttcattgttcattattcattgatcattgattcttgttcattcttcatcgttcattgttcaatgatcattgatccttattcattcttcatagttcattcttcattgatcattgatccgtgttcattcttcattattcattcttcaatgatcatatccttgttcattcttcatccctcattcattattgatcattgatccttgttcattttacatcgtccattctacaatgctcattgatccttgttcattcttcatcgttcatcgttcattgatcattgattcttgttcattcctcatcgttcaatgttcattgatgattgattcttgttcattcttcatctttcattgttcaatgatcattaatccttgttcattcttcatcgttcattcttcaatgatcattgaaccttgttcatacttcatcgttcattcttcattgatcattgatccgtgttcattcttcattattcattcctcaatgatcattgatccttgtgcattcttcatcgttcattcattattgatcattgatccttgttcattttacatcgttcattctacaatgctcattgatccttgtttattcttcatcgttcattgttcattgatcattgattcttgttcattcttcatcgttcattgttcaatgatcattaatccttgttcattcttcatcgttcattcttcaatgatcattccttgttcatacttcatcgttcattcttcattgatcattgatccttgttcattattaatcgttcattcttcattgatcattgatccttgttcattcttcatcgttcattctacaatgctcattgatccttgtttattcttcatcgttcattgttcattgatcattgattcttgttcattcttcatcgttcattgttcaatgatcattaatccttgttcattcttcatcgttcattcttcaatgatcattgaaccttgttcatacttcatcgttcattctttattgatcattgatccttgttcattattaatcgttcattcttcattgatcattgatccttgttcattcttcatcgtttattcttcattgatcattgatccgtgttcattcttcatttttcattcttcaatgatcattgatccttgttcattcttcattgttcattcattcttgatcattgatccttgttcattattcatcgttcattctacaatgctctttgatccttgttcattcttcatcgttcattattcattgatcattgattcttgttcatttttcatcgttcattg
This region includes:
- the LOC130821551 gene encoding photosystem II CP47 reaction center protein-like, giving the protein IIAIGWLGHPVFRHKEGRELFVRRMPTFFETFPVVLIDGDGIVRADVPFRRAESKYSVEQVGVTVEFYGGELNGVSYSDPATVKKYARRAQLGEIFELDRATLKSDGVFRSSPRGWFTFGHASFALLFFFGHIWHGSRTLFRDVFAGIDPDLDVQVEFGAFQKIGDPTTRRQGV